Proteins encoded in a region of the Clostridium beijerinckii genome:
- a CDS encoding Fe-only nitrogenase accessory AnfO family protein — protein sequence MVNEIAVCVNDFGEVTEYEKTKFIKVFTKQRNEWRVVKELVFEFCYTKDSKESYLEVLNIVQELGKCKVFVAKNFSDLVHTTLDKMGLSLWNMDGNPLCFLDYILEQEKEEEKVSKFINHSDISNDGQFIISLGNGECGRYILNLKNLQKDNIGITSKQALRPFLNRKIFNELIIACSHIPNWLEEDLTKLHLNFQFSKIGESDYIVVINNYDEY from the coding sequence ATGGTTAATGAAATTGCAGTTTGTGTAAATGATTTTGGAGAGGTTACTGAATATGAGAAAACCAAATTTATTAAGGTTTTTACAAAGCAGAGAAATGAATGGAGAGTGGTTAAAGAATTAGTATTTGAATTCTGTTATACAAAGGATAGTAAAGAAAGTTACTTAGAAGTTTTAAATATTGTGCAAGAGCTAGGAAAATGCAAAGTTTTTGTTGCTAAGAATTTTTCGGATTTAGTTCATACTACATTGGATAAAATGGGATTGAGTTTGTGGAATATGGATGGAAATCCATTATGTTTTTTGGATTATATATTAGAACAAGAAAAAGAGGAAGAGAAAGTAAGTAAATTTATAAATCATTCAGATATAAGTAATGATGGGCAATTTATTATCTCATTAGGTAATGGAGAATGTGGGCGTTATATATTAAATCTTAAGAATTTGCAGAAGGATAATATAGGTATTACGTCTAAGCAAGCTTTGAGGCCATTTCTAAATAGAAAAATTTTTAATGAGTTAATAATAGCCTGCAGCCATATTCCAAATTGGTTAGAAGAAGATTTAACAAAATTGCATCTTAATTTTCAGTTTTCAAAGATTGGAGAAAGTGATTATATTGTGGTAATAAATAATTATGATGAATATTAG
- a CDS encoding IS1634 family transposase produces the protein MDKELLLENIEMEAYSHGKATLVAGMCKKLGVINIFDQYLTKQNGRKPDIAYGIMAQMILANLCHSRRPLYLMDEYFEHIDIEGTFNSDAKPHNLTDDRFGCFLDNFHEAGPRKIFSEISMTAFATYGLSIKNINYDTTSKVMWGQYETEEGKIDEISIDYGYSKDKRNDKKQIKIGIGTANGIVVDAKVLSGNTDDKTYNNDAIDDVDEILKKSKTSKDSFYYVADSAFFTEENINKANGRDIKFITRAPETTNMSKIYIGKFFSERQLTKDVIFENAQGKKVKYQVLDYKSEYKGIPVKLAVCYSFTLEETKRKTISRHAEKEYAELEKKIKVFSKRSFACEADSQKEIEEFLKTKGKKLKYHSVNLNIEMNEKRKRKKADNKDSQKEYEYTINLEINREDSKIEAAIERECTFILASNDSDISCEEMLKEYKTQSSVEKKFQQLKAPEFIDDLFVKTPKRVEALTYMILIGLMILSVMEHVVRREMKKDNTIILGPGKIKMSKPSLKAIMGIFEYVPIQVIKVNNNCIRKFQKPLKDNQRQILNYLGLDESIFVGHAI, from the coding sequence ATGGATAAAGAGTTGTTATTGGAAAATATTGAAATGGAAGCATATAGCCATGGAAAAGCGACGCTTGTAGCAGGTATGTGTAAGAAACTAGGAGTTATCAACATCTTTGATCAATATTTGACTAAACAAAATGGGAGAAAGCCTGATATAGCTTATGGGATAATGGCTCAAATGATTTTAGCAAATCTTTGTCATTCAAGACGACCATTATATCTTATGGATGAGTATTTTGAACATATTGATATTGAAGGGACATTTAACAGCGATGCGAAGCCTCATAATCTTACAGATGATAGATTTGGCTGTTTTCTTGATAATTTTCATGAAGCTGGTCCAAGAAAAATTTTTTCTGAAATAAGTATGACTGCTTTCGCTACGTATGGATTGAGTATAAAGAATATTAATTACGATACTACCTCAAAGGTAATGTGGGGCCAGTATGAAACAGAAGAAGGTAAAATAGATGAAATATCAATTGATTATGGATATAGTAAAGATAAAAGAAATGATAAGAAACAAATAAAAATTGGAATTGGAACAGCTAACGGTATAGTTGTAGACGCAAAAGTTCTTTCGGGTAATACAGATGATAAAACTTATAATAATGACGCTATAGATGATGTTGATGAAATTTTAAAAAAATCCAAAACTAGTAAAGATTCATTCTACTATGTTGCAGATAGTGCATTTTTTACAGAAGAAAATATTAATAAAGCAAATGGTAGAGATATAAAATTTATAACAAGAGCTCCTGAAACAACAAATATGTCTAAAATCTATATTGGTAAATTTTTTAGTGAAAGACAGTTAACAAAAGATGTTATTTTTGAAAATGCCCAAGGTAAAAAAGTTAAATATCAAGTATTAGATTATAAATCAGAATATAAGGGGATTCCAGTTAAACTGGCAGTCTGTTATTCCTTCACTCTTGAAGAAACCAAAAGGAAAACTATTTCTAGGCATGCAGAAAAAGAATATGCCGAATTAGAGAAAAAAATCAAAGTATTTTCCAAGCGTAGCTTCGCGTGCGAAGCAGATTCACAAAAAGAAATAGAAGAGTTTTTAAAGACTAAAGGGAAAAAATTAAAATACCATTCTGTTAATTTGAATATTGAAATGAATGAAAAACGTAAGCGTAAAAAAGCTGATAATAAGGATTCACAAAAGGAATATGAATATACTATTAATTTAGAAATTAACCGTGAAGATTCAAAAATTGAAGCAGCAATTGAAAGAGAGTGTACTTTCATCTTAGCAAGTAATGATTCTGATATTTCATGTGAAGAAATGCTGAAAGAATACAAAACTCAAAGCAGCGTAGAGAAAAAGTTTCAGCAGCTAAAAGCACCAGAGTTTATAGATGACCTTTTTGTAAAAACTCCCAAAAGAGTTGAAGCCTTAACATACATGATACTTATTGGTTTAATGATTTTATCAGTAATGGAACATGTAGTCAGACGTGAGATGAAGAAAGATAATACGATTATACTTGGACCTGGAAAAATAAAAATGTCCAAGCCGAGTTTAAAAGCTATAATGGGTATCTTTGAGTATGTGCCTATACAAGTAATTAAAGTTAATAACAATTGTATAAGAAAGTTTCAAAAACCACTAAAAGATAATCAACGGCAGATATTGAATTATTTAGGTTTGGATGAAAGTATTTTTGTTGGACATGCTATTTAA
- a CDS encoding PrsW family intramembrane metalloprotease yields the protein MEKNTKECPNCKKKTSNNSKSCSSCGLNLDSDENYMRAKEETDNGNDSFLSELNKIAGGSGKVELRLRDLVVNVFKKHTPEERENTFICGTAKTSPKEGEICSKWPKPWLFSRVFFLFAITFAGLVALLKIFENILAYPGIIFIGALIIPFSLLIFFWEVNAPRNINIFDVVKIFFFGGVFSLLITMILSRVVYVRNVDYIGAIMIGIIEESAKFIVVAYFLKGSKEKYILNGLLLGAAVGAGFAVFETAGYAFAYGFQIPTMMRIIYTRGILAFGGHIVWAAMYGAALVMVKEDNRLKFKYITNIKFLKYFIIAVALHAVWDMPISNTSNLPIIQGILTVIAWIVILILISTGLKQISSLSYSNKI from the coding sequence ATGGAGAAAAACACTAAGGAGTGTCCAAATTGCAAGAAAAAAACTTCTAATAATTCAAAGTCTTGTAGTTCATGTGGACTCAATCTTGATAGCGATGAAAATTATATGAGAGCTAAAGAAGAAACTGATAATGGAAATGATAGTTTTTTGAGCGAGTTAAACAAAATAGCGGGAGGAAGCGGAAAAGTAGAATTAAGATTAAGAGATCTAGTTGTTAATGTATTTAAAAAGCATACACCAGAAGAGAGAGAAAATACATTTATTTGCGGGACAGCGAAAACATCCCCTAAGGAAGGAGAGATCTGTTCAAAGTGGCCTAAGCCTTGGCTATTTTCAAGAGTGTTTTTTTTATTTGCAATAACTTTTGCTGGGCTAGTAGCACTGTTAAAGATTTTTGAAAATATATTAGCTTATCCAGGCATTATATTTATAGGTGCTTTAATAATTCCGTTTTCATTGCTTATTTTCTTTTGGGAAGTAAATGCTCCAAGAAATATTAATATATTTGATGTAGTAAAAATATTCTTTTTTGGCGGTGTTTTTTCTTTGTTAATAACAATGATTTTAAGTAGAGTAGTGTATGTTAGAAATGTAGATTACATTGGAGCAATAATGATAGGGATTATTGAAGAATCTGCCAAATTCATTGTAGTTGCATATTTTTTAAAAGGAAGTAAGGAAAAATATATTTTAAATGGACTTTTACTAGGTGCAGCAGTGGGGGCAGGATTTGCAGTTTTTGAAACGGCTGGATATGCATTTGCTTATGGATTTCAAATACCTACAATGATGAGGATAATATATACTAGAGGAATTTTAGCATTTGGGGGTCATATTGTCTGGGCAGCAATGTATGGAGCTGCTTTAGTTATGGTAAAGGAAGATAATAGGCTAAAATTTAAATATATAACGAATATAAAATTTCTTAAATATTTTATTATTGCTGTTGCGTTACATGCAGTTTGGGATATGCCAATAAGTAATACGAGTAATCTTCCAATAATACAAGGAATTCTTACAGTAATTGCGTGGATTGTTATATTAATATTAATCAGTACAGGGTTAAAACAAATTTCAAGTTTAAGTTATAGTAATAAAATCTAA
- a CDS encoding aldehyde dehydrogenase produces the protein MNSSELTLKDVNEILEEQKEFFGTQATKKIEFRINQLKKLKESIKDYESKITEALSLDLGKHEFESYVTEIGFIYLSIENTINNLKKWAKPKKTKTPIFLKPGKSYIVSEPYGSVLIIGPYNYPFQLVIEPLIGAISAGNCIVIKPSEISLNVSNIITEMISKTFDKKYISCVEGSVKTNISLINSQFDYIFFTGSVNVGKIIMKAAAQNLIPVTLELGGKSPVIVDETANIKISAQRIIWGKTLNAGQTCVAPDYLMVSKNIKGELIKEMKNAIKEFFGDNVKSSEYYGRIINDKHFNRIKNLIDRDKKGILYGGTYDEHERFIEPTIIDVSEFESESMKEEIFGPVLPIIEFVNFDDVVMKIKSMPKPLALYIFTNNKKTQERVIEEIPSGGVCINDTLNHLANSNLPFGGVGNAGIGAYHGEESFKTFSHRKSVLNKGAKINIKMLFPPYSSKNMILVKKLLN, from the coding sequence ATGAATAGTTCTGAATTAACATTAAAAGATGTTAATGAAATCCTTGAAGAGCAAAAAGAGTTTTTTGGTACTCAGGCCACGAAGAAAATAGAATTTCGGATTAACCAATTAAAAAAACTTAAAGAAAGTATAAAAGATTATGAAAGCAAAATTACTGAAGCTTTAAGTCTTGATTTAGGGAAACATGAATTTGAATCATATGTAACAGAAATAGGATTCATATACTTGAGTATAGAGAATACAATTAATAATTTAAAGAAATGGGCAAAGCCTAAGAAAACAAAAACACCGATATTTTTAAAACCTGGAAAAAGTTATATAGTTAGTGAACCTTATGGAAGTGTGCTAATAATAGGTCCTTACAATTATCCGTTTCAACTCGTTATTGAGCCGTTGATAGGTGCAATTAGTGCAGGGAATTGCATCGTAATAAAACCTTCTGAAATTTCGTTAAATGTTTCGAATATAATAACTGAAATGATTTCAAAAACATTTGATAAAAAATATATAAGTTGCGTAGAAGGAAGTGTTAAGACAAATATTTCATTGATAAATTCTCAATTTGACTATATATTCTTTACTGGAAGCGTTAATGTTGGGAAGATAATCATGAAAGCGGCAGCACAAAATTTGATTCCAGTGACTCTAGAGTTAGGAGGTAAAAGTCCAGTAATAGTGGATGAAACTGCTAATATCAAAATTTCTGCTCAAAGGATTATTTGGGGAAAGACTTTAAATGCAGGGCAGACATGCGTAGCACCCGATTATCTTATGGTTAGTAAAAATATTAAAGGTGAGCTTATTAAAGAAATGAAAAATGCCATAAAAGAATTCTTTGGAGATAACGTTAAATCTAGTGAATATTATGGTAGGATAATAAATGATAAGCATTTTAACAGAATAAAAAATTTAATTGATAGAGATAAAAAAGGAATCCTTTATGGAGGCACTTATGATGAACATGAAAGGTTTATAGAGCCAACAATTATAGATGTATCAGAATTTGAATCGGAAAGCATGAAGGAAGAGATATTTGGGCCTGTACTTCCTATTATTGAGTTTGTTAATTTTGATGATGTTGTAATGAAAATCAAAAGCATGCCTAAACCTCTGGCTCTTTATATATTCACTAATAATAAGAAAACACAAGAAAGAGTTATTGAAGAAATACCTTCAGGAGGCGTTTGTATAAATGATACTTTAAATCATTTAGCAAATAGTAATTTGCCATTTGGAGGTGTTGGAAATGCAGGCATAGGAGCTTATCATGGAGAAGAGAGCTTTAAAACATTTTCTCATAGAAAAAGTGTTTTAAACAAAGGAGCAAAAATAAATATTAAGATGCTTTTTCCACCATATAGTTCAAAAAATATGATTTTAGTCAAAAAACTTCTTAATTAA
- a CDS encoding MFS transporter has translation MTHKSNFKLNRFIILIMAITCGATVANLYFVQPLLTQISTNFNISESQAGFIVTLTQIGYAIGLFLFVPLGDIKERRNLIIKMLIVVGISLLLVAISPNYLILLIASLLVGFTTIIPQLIVPFAAHLAEPSERGKIIGNVMSGLLIGILLSRTFSGIVGQAFGWRSVYFCAAFLMALFAIIIKNFFPTSIPNSNIPYAKLILSIFPLIKQEKTLREASINGALMFGAFSAFWTSVIFLLGSHVYNLGTREAGLLGLIGVAGAAAAPFVGRIADKKTPKFTVGISIIFSTLSYICFFILGYKLYGLIIGVILLDLGTQAGQVSNQARIHELGDEVRSRINTVFMVSYFLGGSLGSFLAPLSWQYFGWIGVCSVGFIFEVIALVFHYIIYK, from the coding sequence ATGACTCATAAATCAAATTTTAAATTAAACAGATTTATAATATTAATTATGGCTATTACTTGCGGGGCTACAGTTGCAAACCTATATTTTGTTCAGCCATTACTAACACAAATTTCTACAAACTTTAATATTTCCGAATCTCAAGCAGGATTTATTGTAACTCTAACCCAAATAGGTTATGCCATAGGATTATTTCTATTTGTTCCACTTGGAGATATAAAAGAACGTCGTAATCTAATTATAAAAATGCTTATAGTTGTTGGTATTTCTTTGCTATTAGTTGCTATTTCTCCTAATTACCTAATTTTATTAATTGCTTCTCTGTTAGTTGGATTTACAACAATAATTCCTCAACTAATAGTTCCATTTGCTGCGCATTTGGCAGAACCTTCAGAACGTGGAAAAATAATAGGTAATGTTATGAGTGGACTTCTAATAGGAATATTACTATCAAGAACATTTAGTGGGATTGTCGGGCAAGCTTTTGGTTGGAGATCAGTATACTTCTGTGCTGCATTCTTAATGGCACTTTTTGCAATAATAATAAAAAACTTTTTCCCAACAAGCATACCAAACTCCAATATACCATACGCTAAGCTAATACTCTCCATATTTCCTCTAATTAAACAAGAGAAAACTTTAAGAGAAGCATCTATAAATGGAGCATTGATGTTTGGAGCTTTCAGTGCATTTTGGACTTCTGTTATTTTTTTATTAGGTTCTCACGTTTATAATCTTGGAACACGTGAGGCTGGATTGCTCGGTTTAATAGGGGTTGCTGGAGCTGCTGCTGCACCTTTTGTCGGAAGAATTGCTGATAAAAAAACTCCTAAATTTACAGTGGGAATAAGCATTATTTTTTCTACTTTATCCTATATATGTTTTTTCATTTTAGGATATAAACTTTATGGTTTAATCATTGGTGTTATACTATTAGATTTAGGAACCCAAGCTGGTCAAGTTTCCAATCAAGCAAGGATACATGAGCTTGGTGATGAAGTACGTAGCCGAATTAATACTGTATTTATGGTTTCATATTTTCTTGGTGGATCATTAGGATCATTTCTAGCGCCTTTAAGCTGGCAATATTTCGGTTGGATTGGAGTATGCTCAGTAGGATTTATATTCGAGGTTATTGCTCTAGTTTTTCACTACATCATTTATAAGTAA
- a CDS encoding MarR family winged helix-turn-helix transcriptional regulator: protein MDKLLDNKEISEIFLEVICSFFEKDLKAKNFGTDSNLYHSEIHMLQYIKENEGLHISAIARKLDITRGAVSQTIKRLENKGYLFKEASSDSNSKLILKLTEKGEVAYKNHKSYHNQYNLIIKELLRSASRENKEFLYNFLNQFKDKI, encoded by the coding sequence ATGGATAAATTATTAGACAATAAGGAAATTAGTGAAATATTTCTGGAAGTAATATGTAGTTTCTTTGAAAAAGATTTGAAAGCTAAAAATTTTGGAACAGATTCAAATCTATATCATTCCGAAATACACATGCTGCAATATATAAAAGAAAATGAGGGTTTACATATTTCAGCTATTGCAAGAAAACTTGATATTACGCGAGGTGCCGTTTCACAAACTATAAAGAGATTAGAAAATAAGGGTTATCTATTTAAGGAGGCGAGTTCTGATAGTAATTCAAAACTAATATTAAAGCTTACAGAAAAAGGTGAGGTGGCGTATAAAAATCATAAAAGCTATCACAATCAATACAATCTTATTATAAAAGAGTTATTGAGAAGTGCTAGCAGAGAAAATAAAGAATTTTTGTATAATTTTCTAAACCAATTTAAAGACAAAATATAA
- a CDS encoding rubrerythrin family protein, translating into MNYTIYDLIERLIDIEKYALEVYKKNEENAKEKNSKNIEIITRVIRKEEIKHIKYYEQLKEKFNYELNDTIDFYLYDKVVKLLYEFKSQIRIPHIDNAQDLIKYSLEFEKNSISLLLDIQGRLLGNLNDVYNNVYKIISNIIEEERRHEKMFSDLVLK; encoded by the coding sequence ATGAATTATACTATTTATGATTTGATAGAGCGACTTATTGATATTGAGAAGTATGCATTGGAGGTATATAAAAAAAATGAAGAAAATGCAAAAGAAAAGAATTCTAAAAATATTGAGATTATTACAAGAGTGATTAGAAAGGAGGAAATTAAACATATCAAATATTATGAGCAATTAAAAGAGAAATTTAACTATGAACTTAATGATACTATTGATTTTTACTTATATGACAAAGTTGTAAAGCTTTTATATGAATTTAAGAGTCAAATTAGAATTCCTCATATAGACAATGCTCAGGATTTAATAAAATATTCATTAGAATTTGAGAAAAATAGCATAAGCTTACTTCTAGATATTCAGGGAAGATTACTTGGAAACTTAAATGATGTATACAATAATGTATATAAGATTATATCAAATATTATAGAAGAAGAAAGGAGACATGAGAAAATGTTTAGTGATTTGGTTTTAAAATAA